The following is a genomic window from Marinobacter sp. NP-4(2019).
TCTACCAACCCTTTGTCGAAGCCCTGGCGTCTGAAGCGCTGAAGCTGACCCTCGGCAACCCACTGGACCGGGACACCACCTTGGGTCCGATGGTGAAGACGCAAGCAGCCGACTTCGTGCACGCTCAGATCGCCGAAGCGGTCCAAAACGGAGCTACCGCCGTGGTCGACCCCAAACGCTTTGCCCAGAACAAGCCGGGCACTGCCTATATGGCACCGCAGATCCTGACCGGCGTAAACCATGGCATGCGGGTGATGACGGAGGAAAGTTTCGGCCCCGTCGTGGGTGTGATGGCCGTCACCTCGGACGAAGAAGCCATCAGGCTGATGAATGACAGTGAGTTCGGGCTCTCCGCCTCGATCTGGACACGGGACCTGGAGGCCGCCGAACGCCTGGGCCGCCAGGTGCAAACCGGCACCCTGTTTATGAACCGCTGTGACGTGCTTGACCCCGCCCTGGCCTGGACCGGCGTGAAACACAGCGGCCACGGTGTCTCCCTATCGGAACTGGGCTACAACGCCCTGACCCAACCCAAGAGTTTTCATTTGAGACTAGGTGCCTGAACTATGACCCAGGAACAATCCTTAACCGCAAACTGGGGTCTGCCCAATCGCATACTGGTCGGCCCCGGCCGCCTGCAGGAGCTGCCTTCGCTATGCAGCGAACTGGGCTTCAAGGCACCCTTGCTGGTCACCGACCGGGGCCTGGCCAACCTGCCGATGGTGACCGGGACCTTGACGGCCCTGACTGCCGCCGGCCTGAACGCCGCCCTGTTTGCCGACGTCGAGGGCAACCCAACCGGAAGTATGGTCGAGGCTGGCGTGGCCGCTTATCGGGCGGGCGGTCATGACAGCGTGATCGCACTGGGCGGTGGCAGCGGCCTGGATGTGGGCAAGGCCATTGCCTTTATGTCTGGCCAGACCCGCCCAATCTGGGACTTCGAGGACATCCGCGATTACTGGAAACGCGCCGACCCGGAGGGCATCGCGCCCGTCATCGCCATCCCCACCACTGCGGGCACCGGGTCCGAAGTGGGCCGGGCCGCGGTGATTTCAAACGAAACCCAACAGCGCAAGGTCATCGTTTTCCATCCCGGGATGCTGCCGGTGACAGTCATCCTCGACCCCGAGTTGACCACGGGGCTGCCGGCCCCGGTTACCGCCGCGACTGGACTGGATGCATTCATACACTGCTTCGAAGCCTATTGTTCACCGGGTTTTCACCCGATTTGCGATGGCATTGCCCTGGAAGGTATGCGCTTGGTGGCCAGGGCGCTGCCGACGGCCTACCGCGATGGTAGCGACCTGAAGGCACGTACCGAGATGCTGGCCGCGGCGAGCATGGGGGCAATTGCTTTCCAGAAAGGACTGGGCGGCGTGCATGCGATTTCCCACGCCGTCGGGGCGATGTACCATACCCACCACGGCCTGACCAATGCCATTGTCCTGCCCTATGTCATGGTGCATAACCGCGACTGGATTGAAGACCGCATTCCCCCCATCGCCCAGGTTGTCGGCCTGGCGGCGACCACCTTCGAGTCGGTATTACAGTGGGTACTGGCGTTCCGACGGGAACTGGGCATTCCCCATACCCTGGCGGAGCTGGATGTCCCCCTCGACCATGCCGTGGACGTTAGCCGCCTGGCCGCGACAGACCCTTCGGCCAGCGGTAATCCACGGCCCGTTGGCACCAAGGACCTGGAGGGTGTATTTCGGAATGCCGTCCAGGGAGTGCTTCCGTAGCCCGCCTTGAAAGGAAGGAATTGCTGTCTTCATAACCCACTCTCTCGAGACGGTAGTTCACTATGCCTCCTGCCTTCCCATAAGTCTCCGGGACTAAAGAAATTTTCTGAGATCTCAGAACCATCCCGCAGTTGATGCTTGTCAATACGGCGCCTTTAACGCTGAGTCACAATAAAGCTCCAAATATCCTGAATACGAAGGAGCTATATAAATGAATAACGAATTATTTGAAAAAGCGACACGACTGAATGAAACACTTTTCGAGCAGTTCAGTAAGGCGGCAGAAATGCAAATGAACGCTTTTCGCCGATACGCTGATGTCACCATGGAACAGGCCCAAAAGGTATCGGAGGTTCGGGATCTGGAGGGATTGAAAGCACTCACCGGAGACCAGGCTGAAACCCTCAAATCACTCAGTGAACAATTCTCAAATGACTGGAAAGCCTGGCAGGATTACTTCAACGAAACTCGTGAACAGGTTCAAAAGGTTTTTGAAAAAGCACCTGAGCCTGATGAAGCCCCCGCCAAGACGACCCCGAAAACCGCAAAGTAGAGGACGTTTATGTTCGGTCTGGATACGCTGGGGAAAACGGCCAGTCAACTGATCAGCAGCTTTGAGGCTAACGTTCGGCTAACTCAGCAAAACCTTGAAACATGGCTTGGCGATACCGGCGTCATGGATGATGCCAAACTTGCCACGATGACTGAGATTTCCGATGCCTACAGGGCCATGGCAGAAGATCTGCTGCTGCACCCGCTCAGATTTGCAGGCGCCGAGCTGGACCTTGCCCAAAAGCACATGGCTCTTGGCTATTACATCCTTGCACGACTGAGTGGTAAAGCCCGAAACCCCGTGGCTGAGCCGGAGTCGGACGATCGGCGCTTCCAGGCCGAAGATTGGCACAAGTACCTGCCCTTTGATGTGCTCCACCAAGCTTACCTGATTAACTCCCGAGCTTTCCTGGACTGGGTCGGTGGAATGGAAGTCGTCCCCCAAACAGGCCGTGACCAGATGCTGTTCTTTGCCCGACAATTGACCAGCGCACTTTCCCCCGCAAATTTCCCCGCCTCCAACCCGGAAGTTCTCAGAATAACCTGGGAGCGAAAAGGCATGAACCTGGTTGATGGTTGCCGTCAGTTAGTTGAAGACGTTCGCCAGAATCCGGCGCTATTCAATGTTGGCATGACGGATCGCTCAGCATTTGAAGTGGGCCGCAACCTCGCAACGACGCCAGGAAAAGTGATCTACCAGAATGAACTAATGCAACTGATCCAGTACTCCCCCTCCACAGAAACGGTCAGCCAACGCCCTCTCCTGATTGTTCCACCCTGGATCAACAAGTTCTACATACTGGATCTGACAGAGAAGAAATCTTTCATCCAGTGGCTCGTAGATCAGGGACAAACCGTCTTCATAATTTCCTGGCGCAACCCCGGCCCCGAGCACAGGGACAAGGGATGGGAAGATTACATGCAGCTTGGGCCTTTGGCCGCCATGGATGCTGTAACCGAGACAACGGGTGAAGACCGTATGAACGTTATCGGGTATTGCATTGGTGGCACTTTGCTCGGATCCACGCTGGCATGGCTCAAGAAAAAACGCCGCAATCCTGTGGTAAGCGCCACCTACTTGACCACACTTCTGGACTTTTCAGATCCGGGTGGCATTGGCGTGTTTATCAACGATCACTCGGTCCGGGGTATCGAACGAATGCTGGCGCGCAGGGGTTACCTGGATGGACGCGCAATGGCATTTACCTTCAATTTGCTTCGGGAAAACGAATTGTTCTGGTCGTTCTGGACCAATAATTACCTGAAAGGAGAGAGGCCAGCGGCTTTCGACATATTGTACTGGAATACCGATGGCACCAATCTGCCGGCGAAAATGCACAGTTTTTATCTTCGCGAAATGTATCTGAACAACCGCCTGGTTCAGCCGGACTCTCTTACTCTGGCTGGGGAATCCATCAATCTGTCGGAGATCGATGTACCTTCGTTTTTCCTCTCAGCGCGACAGGATCACATTGCCAAATGGAAAGCCACATACAAAGGTGCCCTTGCCCACGGTGGCGATGTGCAGTTTGTTCTGTCCGGCTCAGGCCACATCGCCGGCGTTATCAATCCACCTTACAAGGAGAAGTACGGCTACTGGACCAACAACAACCTTGCAGCGGACGCTGACAAATGGTTCGCTGATTCCGAACAATCTCCGGGGTCCTGGTGGCCGCACTGGCTGAAATGGATCGCCCGGTTCTCCGGCGAGCAGGTGCCAGCACGCATACCGGGCGAAGGAAAATTACCAGTTATCGAGGATGCTCCGGGGAGCTACGTGCGCGTTAAAGCCGCAAAGGCCGCCGGTTAAACCGGCGCCCCCTTACTCCCACTCAATAGTCGCCGGTGGCTTGGATGACACATCATAGGTCACCCGGGACACACCGGTAATCTCATTGATAATCCGGTTGGACACCGTTTCCAGCAGGTCATAGGGCAAGTGGGCCCAGCGGGCGGTCATGAAGTCGATGGTCTCGACGGCGCGCAGAGCAATCACATATTCGTAACGACGGGCATCCCCGACCACACCCACAGACTTCACCGGCAGGAACACCGCAAAAGCCTGACTGGTTTTGTGATAAAAATCGGCACGATGCAGCTCCTCCAGGAAGATGGCATCGGCACGGCGAAGAATGTCCGCGTATTCCTTTTTCACTTCACCCAGGATGCGAACACCCAGCCCCGGTCCGGGGAATGGGTGGCGATACACCATATCGTATGGCAATCCCAACTCCAGGCCGATGCGACGAACTTCGTCCTTGAACAGCTCACGCAGCGGCTCCACCAGCTTCATTTTCATGGTTTCCGGCAGGCCGCCCACATTGTGGTGAGACTTGATCACATGGGCTTTGCCAGTCTTGGACGCCGCGGACTCAATAACGTCCGGATAAATAGTGCCCTGGGCCAGCCAGTTTACATCGCGAATACTGGCAGCCTCTTCATCGAACACATCGATGAAGGTGTTACCAATAATTTTACGCTTCTTCTC
Proteins encoded in this region:
- a CDS encoding PHA/PHB synthase family protein, with translation MFGLDTLGKTASQLISSFEANVRLTQQNLETWLGDTGVMDDAKLATMTEISDAYRAMAEDLLLHPLRFAGAELDLAQKHMALGYYILARLSGKARNPVAEPESDDRRFQAEDWHKYLPFDVLHQAYLINSRAFLDWVGGMEVVPQTGRDQMLFFARQLTSALSPANFPASNPEVLRITWERKGMNLVDGCRQLVEDVRQNPALFNVGMTDRSAFEVGRNLATTPGKVIYQNELMQLIQYSPSTETVSQRPLLIVPPWINKFYILDLTEKKSFIQWLVDQGQTVFIISWRNPGPEHRDKGWEDYMQLGPLAAMDAVTETTGEDRMNVIGYCIGGTLLGSTLAWLKKKRRNPVVSATYLTTLLDFSDPGGIGVFINDHSVRGIERMLARRGYLDGRAMAFTFNLLRENELFWSFWTNNYLKGERPAAFDILYWNTDGTNLPAKMHSFYLREMYLNNRLVQPDSLTLAGESINLSEIDVPSFFLSARQDHIAKWKATYKGALAHGGDVQFVLSGSGHIAGVINPPYKEKYGYWTNNNLAADADKWFADSEQSPGSWWPHWLKWIARFSGEQVPARIPGEGKLPVIEDAPGSYVRVKAAKAAG
- a CDS encoding phasin family protein translates to MNNELFEKATRLNETLFEQFSKAAEMQMNAFRRYADVTMEQAQKVSEVRDLEGLKALTGDQAETLKSLSEQFSNDWKAWQDYFNETREQVQKVFEKAPEPDEAPAKTTPKTAK
- a CDS encoding iron-containing alcohol dehydrogenase — protein: MTQEQSLTANWGLPNRILVGPGRLQELPSLCSELGFKAPLLVTDRGLANLPMVTGTLTALTAAGLNAALFADVEGNPTGSMVEAGVAAYRAGGHDSVIALGGGSGLDVGKAIAFMSGQTRPIWDFEDIRDYWKRADPEGIAPVIAIPTTAGTGSEVGRAAVISNETQQRKVIVFHPGMLPVTVILDPELTTGLPAPVTAATGLDAFIHCFEAYCSPGFHPICDGIALEGMRLVARALPTAYRDGSDLKARTEMLAAASMGAIAFQKGLGGVHAISHAVGAMYHTHHGLTNAIVLPYVMVHNRDWIEDRIPPIAQVVGLAATTFESVLQWVLAFRRELGIPHTLAELDVPLDHAVDVSRLAATDPSASGNPRPVGTKDLEGVFRNAVQGVLP